A genomic segment from Bradyrhizobium sp. ISRA430 encodes:
- a CDS encoding S1C family serine protease: MTDVTPLSALSCALADVVARCTPSIVSVHSHRARASGFVWKPGLIITADEALADEGEVEIRLADGTAVAATIAGRDHTTDIAVLRASTDIAPVKLAATVPALGALSIVVATDRGAPSASLGLVSAAGQGWRSLRGGDIDARIELDVRLRPSQEGGLALNAAGEAFGMAVLGPRRVLVIPTATIERVATQLETRGHIARGYLGLGLQPVRLDDGIGAMVMNVDKAGPSAAAGIRQGDVIVAVNDQKLVGVRALSRTLGPASVGAVVDVAVRRGGEPVNFKVTVGERPEA, translated from the coding sequence ATGACCGACGTCACCCCCCTCTCCGCGCTATCGTGCGCGCTCGCGGATGTCGTGGCGCGCTGCACCCCTTCCATCGTCTCCGTGCATTCGCATCGCGCTCGCGCGTCCGGCTTCGTCTGGAAGCCCGGCCTCATCATCACCGCCGACGAGGCGCTGGCGGACGAGGGCGAGGTCGAGATCAGGCTGGCCGACGGCACCGCGGTGGCCGCAACCATCGCCGGCCGCGACCATACGACCGATATCGCCGTGCTCCGCGCCAGCACAGACATTGCCCCGGTCAAGCTCGCCGCCACGGTCCCGGCGCTTGGCGCGCTCTCGATCGTGGTCGCAACCGACCGCGGTGCGCCGTCAGCCAGCCTCGGCCTGGTGTCGGCCGCCGGCCAGGGCTGGCGCAGCCTGCGCGGCGGCGACATCGACGCGCGGATCGAGCTCGACGTTCGCCTGCGTCCGAGCCAGGAGGGCGGGCTCGCGCTGAATGCGGCGGGTGAAGCCTTCGGCATGGCCGTGCTCGGCCCGCGACGCGTGCTGGTGATCCCGACGGCAACGATCGAGCGCGTCGCCACACAGCTCGAGACGCGCGGCCACATCGCCCGCGGATATCTTGGCCTCGGACTCCAGCCGGTGCGGCTCGACGATGGCATCGGTGCGATGGTGATGAATGTCGACAAGGCCGGGCCTTCCGCGGCGGCCGGCATCCGCCAGGGCGACGTGATCGTGGCCGTCAACGATCAAAAGCTCGTTGGGGTGCGCGCGCTGTCGCGGACGCTCGGGCCCGCCAGCGTCGGCGCGGTGGTCGATGTCGCGGTGCGCCGCGGCGGTGAGCCGGTCAACTTCAAGGTCACCGTCGGCGAAAGGCCCGAGGCGTGA
- a CDS encoding trypsin-like peptidase domain-containing protein yields MDRRLGIAASILAIVLLLATATKIHFAPWTSPVARAVEPRGPLSDAERASIEIFDRVSPSVVQVAARSAASPLMEEEGRAASGTGFVWDNDGHIVTNNHVVENANEVAVRFASGEVTKVDLIGTAPNYDLAVLRIRSVRQLPPPVALGSSSDLRVGQSAFAIGNPFGLDESMTSGIISALKRRLPTSAGREISNVIQTDAAINPGNSGGPLLDSAGRLIGVTSAIISPSGSNAGIGFAIPIDVVNRVVPQLIKNGRVPTPGIGIVTANEDVATRIGVEGLIVVRTSPGSPAERAGIRGVNFTTGALGDVITEADGKPVRRMSDLTDQLEQLGTGRSVRLTVKHGSETRDVNVDIVDVSRS; encoded by the coding sequence ATGGACCGTCGCCTCGGAATCGCTGCGTCAATATTGGCAATCGTGTTGCTCCTGGCGACCGCCACGAAAATCCATTTTGCGCCATGGACGAGCCCTGTCGCCCGCGCGGTTGAGCCACGCGGTCCACTCTCGGATGCCGAGAGAGCGAGCATCGAAATCTTCGACCGCGTATCTCCATCGGTCGTTCAGGTCGCAGCGAGATCTGCGGCCAGCCCGCTGATGGAAGAGGAAGGGCGCGCCGCCTCCGGCACTGGATTTGTCTGGGACAATGATGGTCACATCGTCACCAATAATCATGTGGTCGAGAATGCCAACGAAGTCGCGGTTCGCTTCGCATCGGGCGAGGTCACGAAGGTCGACCTGATCGGGACAGCGCCGAACTACGATCTTGCCGTGCTCCGCATCAGGAGCGTGCGCCAACTGCCCCCGCCCGTGGCACTCGGCAGCTCGAGCGATCTGAGGGTGGGCCAATCGGCCTTTGCCATCGGCAATCCCTTTGGCCTCGATGAATCGATGACGAGCGGGATCATCAGCGCGTTGAAGCGCCGGTTGCCAACTAGTGCAGGGCGCGAGATCTCCAACGTGATCCAGACCGATGCCGCGATCAATCCCGGTAATTCGGGCGGACCATTGCTCGATTCGGCGGGCCGGCTGATCGGCGTCACCTCGGCCATCATCTCCCCGTCGGGGTCAAACGCCGGCATTGGCTTTGCCATTCCGATCGATGTGGTGAATCGGGTGGTCCCCCAGCTCATCAAGAATGGGCGGGTACCGACTCCTGGCATTGGTATCGTCACGGCGAATGAGGATGTCGCCACACGCATCGGTGTCGAGGGGCTGATTGTGGTTCGCACGTCGCCCGGCAGCCCAGCCGAACGCGCAGGCATACGCGGGGTGAATTTCACGACGGGGGCGCTCGGTGACGTCATCACGGAAGCCGATGGCAAGCCGGTGCGCCGGATGTCCGATCTTACGGACCAGCTCGAGCAGCTCGGGACGGGACGCTCGGTGCGATTGACCGTCAAGCACGGCTCCGAAACGCGCGACGTCAATGTTGACATTGTCGACGTCAGCCGATCCTAG
- a CDS encoding dihydrodipicolinate synthase family protein — MPDFHGVFPYLVSPVNADGTVRTNVLGRLCDDLIGTGVHGLTPLGSTGEFAYLNAAQRTAVVQTTVEAAKGRVPVVAGVASTSTADAVAQAKAYQMLGADGILAILEAYFPLADAQVESYFRSIADAVDIPVVIYTNPQFQRSDLTLDVIARLAEHPRIGYIKDASTNTGRLLSIMNRCGNRLRVFSASAHIPAAVMLIGGVGWMAGPACIIPRQSVALYDLCRAGRWDEAMALQRRLWRINEAFARFNLAACIKAGLSIQGYDVGDPIPPQAALNAEQRKLVETALRELA; from the coding sequence ATGCCCGATTTCCACGGCGTCTTTCCCTATCTCGTCTCGCCCGTTAATGCCGACGGCACAGTTCGCACGAATGTCCTCGGCAGGCTCTGCGACGATTTGATCGGTACCGGGGTGCACGGACTGACGCCGTTGGGATCGACCGGCGAGTTCGCGTATCTCAATGCGGCACAGCGTACCGCTGTGGTGCAGACCACCGTCGAGGCCGCGAAGGGCCGCGTGCCTGTCGTGGCCGGTGTCGCCTCGACCTCGACTGCAGATGCGGTGGCACAGGCAAAGGCGTATCAGATGCTCGGCGCCGATGGCATCCTCGCGATTCTGGAAGCCTATTTCCCGCTCGCCGACGCGCAGGTCGAATCCTACTTCCGCAGCATCGCGGATGCCGTCGACATTCCCGTCGTCATCTACACCAATCCGCAATTCCAACGCTCCGACCTGACGCTCGACGTCATCGCGCGCCTCGCCGAGCACCCGCGCATCGGCTACATCAAGGATGCCTCGACCAACACCGGCCGGCTGCTATCGATCATGAATCGCTGCGGCAATCGCTTGCGCGTGTTCTCGGCCTCGGCCCACATCCCGGCGGCCGTGATGCTGATCGGTGGTGTCGGCTGGATGGCGGGCCCGGCCTGCATCATCCCGCGCCAGAGCGTCGCGCTCTACGATCTCTGCAGGGCCGGCCGTTGGGACGAGGCCATGGCGCTCCAGCGCAGGCTGTGGCGCATCAACGAAGCCTTCGCCCGGTTCAATCTCGCAGCCTGCATCAAGGCGGGCCTTTCGATCCAGGGCTACGACGTCGGCGACCCCATCCCGCCGCAGGCCGCGCTTAATGCCGAGCAGCGCAAGCTTGTGGAAACGGCATTGCGGGAGCTGGCGTAG
- a CDS encoding VOC family protein, which translates to MTIDLTRRTLLYLAGATSLAAAAAGAARAEGNPVGAGPTYASRTPMRVGMVTLRVKNLDVVADYYRDVLGLTVMERAASSAQLGTAGIPLLVLEARPDAAIEPRNSAGLYHTAFLMPTRKDLARWLVHAASRRVPLSGFADHLVSESVYLDDPEGNGIEVYADRDPSQWHWSEGSVKMATDELNIPDLLSLTNPRVSDYAKAPDGLRIGHMHLRVGDLAKAESFYHGTVGLDPTRRRNGASFLSSGRYHHHLGMNVWQSQGAGRRDDSATGLAWFSLVTEKQELLAAQEERLRKGGAQVTALANGVEAIDPWGTRVRLIKV; encoded by the coding sequence ATGACCATCGATCTCACCCGCCGCACCCTGCTTTACCTCGCCGGTGCGACGTCGCTTGCAGCCGCCGCTGCGGGCGCAGCGCGCGCCGAGGGCAATCCGGTGGGCGCCGGACCGACCTATGCCAGCCGCACGCCGATGCGGGTCGGCATGGTGACGTTGCGGGTCAAAAATCTGGATGTGGTTGCGGATTACTACCGCGACGTGCTCGGGCTCACCGTGATGGAGCGCGCGGCGAGCTCGGCTCAACTCGGCACCGCCGGAATCCCGCTGCTCGTGCTGGAGGCCCGTCCCGACGCCGCGATCGAGCCGCGCAACTCGGCCGGCCTCTACCACACCGCCTTCCTGATGCCGACGCGCAAGGATCTGGCGCGCTGGCTGGTCCATGCCGCCTCGCGTCGCGTGCCGCTGTCCGGCTTCGCCGATCATCTTGTCAGCGAATCCGTCTATCTCGACGATCCCGAAGGCAACGGCATCGAGGTCTATGCCGACCGCGATCCCTCGCAATGGCACTGGAGCGAGGGCAGCGTGAAGATGGCGACCGACGAGCTCAACATCCCCGATCTGCTGTCGCTGACCAATCCGCGCGTCAGCGACTATGCCAAGGCGCCGGACGGCCTGCGCATCGGCCACATGCATTTGCGTGTCGGCGATCTCGCAAAAGCCGAGAGCTTCTATCACGGCACGGTCGGGCTCGACCCGACCCGCCGCCGCAACGGTGCATCGTTCCTGTCATCGGGCCGCTATCACCATCACCTCGGCATGAACGTCTGGCAGAGCCAGGGCGCCGGTCGACGCGACGACAGCGCGACAGGCCTCGCATGGTTCTCGCTGGTGACGGAGAAGCAGGAACTGCTCGCCGCGCAGGAGGAGCGTCTGCGCAAGGGTGGTGCGCAAGTCACGGCGCTTGCGAATGGCGTGGAGGCGATCGATCCCTGGGGCACACGGGTGCGGCTCATCAAGGTATAG
- a CDS encoding LemA family protein, translating to MRKILTVLAALASLSLTNCGYNAIQSQDEQIKANWSEVVNQYQRRSDLVPNLVNSVKGFAQQEKDVLLGVTNARAKVGSVQATPEVLNDPAAFQKFQAAQGELSSALSRLLVVTENYPQLKSDALFKDLMSQLEGTENRITVARNRYIKSVQDYNVTIRSFPTNLTAMAFGYKDKPNFSVENEKEISTAPKVDFNPAPAPSK from the coding sequence ATGCGCAAGATCCTGACAGTGCTGGCGGCGCTGGCTTCGCTCAGCCTGACCAATTGCGGCTACAACGCGATCCAGAGCCAGGATGAGCAGATCAAGGCCAACTGGTCGGAGGTCGTGAACCAGTATCAACGCCGCTCCGATCTCGTGCCCAATCTCGTCAACTCGGTGAAGGGCTTTGCCCAGCAGGAGAAGGACGTCCTGCTCGGGGTTACCAACGCGCGCGCCAAGGTCGGCAGCGTCCAGGCGACGCCCGAGGTGCTCAACGACCCCGCAGCCTTCCAGAAATTCCAAGCGGCCCAGGGCGAGCTCTCCAGCGCGTTGTCGCGCCTTCTGGTGGTCACGGAGAATTACCCGCAGCTCAAATCGGATGCCTTGTTCAAGGACCTGATGTCGCAACTCGAAGGCACCGAGAACCGCATCACGGTGGCGCGCAACCGCTACATCAAATCCGTGCAGGACTACAACGTCACCATCCGCTCGTTCCCGACCAATCTCACCGCGATGGCATTCGGCTACAAGGACAAGCCGAACTTCTCGGTCGAGAACGAGAAGGAGATCTCGACCGCACCGAAGGTGGACTTTAACCCAGCACCTGCGCCGTCGAAGTAG
- a CDS encoding xanthine dehydrogenase family protein molybdopterin-binding subunit produces the protein MNILPGNLRFGAGQPVKRLEDQRLLTGKGQFIDDKPEDGALWLHVLRSPHAHAKIVSIDTSAAAAMPGVTAVYTGADLIKDDIGSIPTLNIFKRPDGKPMTVPPRRLLAHEVVRYGGEAVAAVVASSRVLAQTAAEAIVVEYDVQPAVVDPVEAVKPGAPVVWPEAPDNIVGAMSYGDAAKVDEAFAKAAHTVELDIVSQRLVPSAMEPRSTIAEIDKTSGRLLLHVQSQTPASTRDVLAEAVLKRPKDSVRVLVGDIGGGFGQKTNLYPEDGIVAYAATKLNKKIRWRGDRTDEFVSGTHGRDLTSTASFALDEKGKVLAYRVKSIGCTGAYSSGAANIIPLVLGPFVQTGVYDLPLVHFEVKTVMTHTAPVGAYRGAGRPEAVFIVERLFDAAARKIGMDPRAIRKVNYIKPAQLPYTNAAGQVYDSGAFAHMLDRATKLADWDGFAARKRAAKKKGLLYGRGLTSYIEWTGGRAHTEKVSLHATSQGRVILHSGTQAMGQGLQTTYTQMISDTLGIPMDKIDVVQGDTDLAMGFGSVGSRSLFVGGTAVAVSSNDLIQKAREKAANVLETSVEDIEYQGGMLTVVGTDRRIGLFELAEKEGGAKLSVDSEGEVDGPSWPNGTHICEVEIDPETGVSRVVRYTTVDDVGVAVNPMLVTGQIHGGVAQGIGQALYEGVSYDADGQLLTASYQDYCIPRADDVPPIVVTLDDSAPCRTNPLGAKGCGESGAIGGPPCVTNGVMDALAELGITQLNTPLTPQKIWQAIRDAKAG, from the coding sequence ATGAACATTCTTCCCGGCAATTTGCGTTTCGGAGCAGGGCAGCCCGTCAAGCGTTTGGAAGACCAGCGACTGCTTACCGGGAAGGGACAGTTCATCGACGACAAGCCGGAGGATGGCGCGCTGTGGCTGCACGTGCTGCGCTCGCCGCATGCTCACGCCAAGATCGTCTCGATCGACACCAGCGCCGCGGCGGCAATGCCGGGCGTCACAGCCGTTTATACTGGCGCCGACCTCATCAAGGACGACATCGGCAGCATCCCGACCCTGAATATCTTCAAGCGCCCCGACGGCAAGCCGATGACTGTGCCGCCGCGTCGCCTGCTCGCCCATGAGGTCGTGCGCTACGGCGGCGAGGCGGTGGCGGCGGTCGTTGCGTCGTCCCGCGTACTGGCCCAGACCGCGGCCGAAGCGATCGTGGTCGAGTACGACGTGCAGCCGGCTGTGGTCGATCCCGTCGAAGCCGTAAAACCGGGCGCGCCCGTGGTGTGGCCGGAGGCGCCCGACAACATCGTCGGCGCAATGAGCTATGGCGACGCCGCCAAGGTCGACGAGGCCTTCGCGAAGGCCGCGCACACGGTCGAGCTCGACATCGTCAGCCAGCGTCTCGTGCCCTCGGCGATGGAGCCGCGCTCGACCATTGCCGAGATCGACAAGACGTCCGGACGCCTCCTGCTGCACGTGCAGTCGCAGACGCCGGCTTCGACCCGCGACGTGCTGGCGGAAGCCGTGCTCAAGCGTCCCAAGGACAGCGTGCGCGTGCTTGTCGGCGACATCGGCGGCGGTTTTGGCCAGAAGACCAACCTCTATCCCGAGGACGGCATCGTCGCCTATGCCGCGACCAAGCTGAACAAGAAGATCCGCTGGCGCGGCGACCGCACCGACGAGTTCGTCAGCGGCACCCATGGCCGCGACCTCACCTCGACCGCGTCGTTCGCGCTGGATGAGAAGGGCAAGGTGCTGGCCTATCGCGTCAAGTCCATCGGCTGCACCGGCGCCTATTCCTCGGGGGCGGCCAACATCATCCCGCTGGTGCTCGGTCCCTTCGTGCAGACCGGCGTCTACGACCTGCCGCTGGTGCATTTCGAAGTGAAGACGGTGATGACCCACACCGCACCGGTCGGCGCCTATCGCGGCGCAGGTCGGCCCGAGGCCGTCTTCATCGTCGAACGCCTGTTTGACGCTGCCGCCCGAAAGATCGGCATGGATCCGCGTGCGATCCGCAAAGTGAACTACATCAAGCCGGCCCAGCTCCCCTACACCAACGCGGCCGGCCAGGTCTATGATTCCGGCGCCTTCGCGCACATGCTCGACCGCGCCACCAAGCTTGCCGACTGGGACGGCTTTGCCGCGCGCAAGAGGGCCGCGAAGAAGAAGGGCCTGCTCTACGGTCGCGGACTCACCTCCTACATCGAATGGACCGGCGGTCGCGCGCATACCGAGAAAGTCAGCCTGCATGCGACCTCGCAGGGCCGCGTCATCCTTCATTCCGGCACCCAGGCAATGGGGCAGGGCCTGCAGACCACCTACACCCAGATGATCTCCGACACGCTCGGCATCCCCATGGACAAGATCGACGTCGTCCAGGGCGACACCGATCTTGCGATGGGCTTCGGCAGCGTCGGCTCGCGTTCTCTGTTCGTCGGCGGCACCGCGGTCGCCGTCTCCTCCAACGACCTGATCCAGAAAGCGCGCGAGAAGGCGGCCAACGTGCTCGAGACGTCGGTCGAGGACATCGAATATCAGGGCGGCATGCTCACCGTGGTCGGCACCGACCGCCGCATCGGCCTGTTCGAGCTCGCCGAGAAAGAAGGCGGCGCCAAGCTCAGCGTCGATTCGGAAGGTGAGGTCGACGGGCCGAGCTGGCCGAACGGCACGCATATCTGCGAGGTCGAGATCGACCCCGAGACCGGCGTGTCGCGCGTCGTGCGCTACACCACGGTCGACGACGTCGGCGTGGCCGTGAACCCGATGCTGGTGACGGGCCAGATCCACGGCGGCGTCGCGCAGGGCATCGGCCAGGCGCTCTATGAAGGCGTGTCCTATGATGCGGATGGCCAGCTCCTCACCGCGAGCTACCAGGACTACTGCATCCCGCGCGCCGACGACGTTCCGCCGATCGTCGTGACGCTGGACGATTCAGCGCCCTGCCGCACCAATCCGCTCGGCGCCAAGGGCTGCGGCGAATCCGGCGCCATCGGCGGCCCGCCCTGCGTCACCAACGGCGTGATGGACGCGCTCGCCGAGCTTGGCATCACCCAGCTCAACACCCCGCTTACGCCGCAGAAGATCTGGCAGGCGATCAGGGACGCGAAGGCGGGTTAG